From the genome of Thermogutta terrifontis, one region includes:
- a CDS encoding DUF5060 domain-containing protein: MRDHDCASRVAVLDRSNQRCSTPVILPLVIALAVLHTQGSRWAESSEARITQSPQLRWLTQDVRRWQKVEGIIDWPKTYVNPFDPEEVTVDVLITTPDGRQLVQPAFWMEDYAWRQMGRQQGGEWFYPQGRAGWRVRFTPTQPGQYTAVVRVKDAAGQADSSPVSFTCADGPGHGFLRVSRIDPRFLAFDDGTPFFAIGQNLAFIGSSSQYFTLSGAIEAFHKLATQGANYLRIWTCCEDWALCIEGRKSAWGRSWAWRPPWIDRPADIPPPSFAASSIFAGVRGDKLIPITEKSLQPDPSHRVAVLPNTRYRLSLAVWSSRPGVTLTVRIFGREVPFSIPEGDTGKWTILTADVISPVDAVWLGPVELALSGTSGMQSAAVYLAGVSLRDPATDRELLWEAEPGRPVLGRYNPVDAFMLDQLLAAAEKEGLYLQLCLLTRDLYMHRLQDPSSPEYAEAIADAKRTFRYAVARWGYSPHVAAWEYWNEMDPNLPTDRFYEELGQYLDEIDPYHHLRTTSTWGPSPKDCRHPHLEMAEVHYYLRPVDRGRIRDEVAAVIDRTAFLREHAPSKPAIIGEFGLADDKWREDPQMPQDTELIHFHNSLWASLLSGLSGTTLFWWWDQLDRMNVYPHYAPVARFAQEIRFGREELRAVVWEDERSGIRVMGLLGQRTSAFWLIRSNGTWLSRVRGEAPPRKEPADVSLPGLAPGKYRVTWWDPWLGQPGETGTITISTAQNQVWTPAFERDIAVVVHVGEE; encoded by the coding sequence GTGCGGGACCATGATTGCGCAAGCCGCGTCGCGGTGCTCGACCGTTCAAACCAACGGTGTTCCACCCCAGTGATCCTGCCCCTGGTGATTGCGCTGGCTGTACTTCACACACAGGGGAGCCGGTGGGCAGAAAGCAGCGAGGCTCGCATCACCCAATCGCCGCAACTTCGCTGGCTCACCCAGGACGTCAGGCGATGGCAAAAGGTGGAAGGGATCATCGATTGGCCAAAAACCTACGTCAATCCGTTCGATCCAGAAGAGGTGACCGTTGATGTGTTGATCACCACGCCGGATGGTCGGCAACTTGTGCAGCCAGCCTTCTGGATGGAGGATTACGCCTGGCGGCAAATGGGAAGGCAGCAGGGCGGCGAGTGGTTCTACCCCCAGGGCCGGGCGGGTTGGCGCGTCCGCTTCACCCCTACACAGCCTGGACAGTACACGGCCGTTGTGAGAGTGAAAGACGCCGCTGGCCAGGCCGACTCTTCTCCCGTCTCGTTCACCTGCGCGGACGGGCCTGGGCATGGATTCCTTCGCGTTTCCCGGATAGACCCGCGCTTCCTGGCTTTTGACGACGGCACGCCGTTCTTTGCGATCGGCCAGAACCTCGCCTTCATTGGCAGCAGCAGCCAGTACTTCACGCTGAGTGGTGCGATTGAAGCATTCCACAAATTGGCAACGCAAGGGGCCAACTATCTCCGCATCTGGACGTGTTGTGAAGATTGGGCGCTGTGCATTGAAGGGAGAAAAAGTGCCTGGGGCCGATCCTGGGCCTGGCGTCCGCCATGGATCGATCGTCCCGCGGACATTCCACCGCCTTCCTTCGCTGCCTCCAGCATTTTCGCAGGGGTACGGGGGGACAAGCTCATCCCCATCACAGAAAAATCGCTGCAGCCCGATCCTTCCCACCGCGTGGCAGTTTTACCTAACACGCGCTACCGTCTCTCCCTTGCGGTGTGGTCTTCCCGGCCAGGTGTCACGCTCACCGTTCGCATTTTTGGTCGCGAGGTTCCGTTTTCCATCCCGGAAGGCGACACAGGAAAATGGACAATTCTCACCGCGGACGTCATCTCCCCGGTTGATGCAGTGTGGCTGGGGCCGGTGGAGTTGGCGCTCAGTGGTACGTCGGGCATGCAATCCGCGGCTGTCTACCTGGCGGGGGTTTCGCTTCGTGATCCCGCAACAGACCGAGAACTTTTATGGGAAGCGGAACCGGGCCGTCCCGTTCTCGGTCGGTACAACCCGGTCGATGCCTTCATGCTCGATCAACTCCTCGCGGCGGCCGAAAAGGAGGGCCTTTATTTGCAACTTTGCCTGTTGACTCGGGACCTCTACATGCACCGACTGCAGGACCCCTCGTCTCCTGAATACGCGGAGGCCATCGCCGACGCGAAGAGAACCTTCCGCTACGCAGTGGCCCGCTGGGGCTACTCGCCGCATGTCGCGGCGTGGGAGTACTGGAACGAAATGGATCCCAATTTGCCCACTGACCGCTTTTATGAAGAGTTGGGCCAGTATTTGGATGAGATTGATCCCTATCATCACCTCCGGACCACGAGTACCTGGGGGCCATCACCCAAAGATTGCCGCCATCCACATCTCGAGATGGCGGAGGTCCACTATTACCTTCGTCCTGTGGACCGGGGAAGAATCCGTGACGAGGTAGCCGCTGTCATCGATCGCACGGCGTTTCTCAGAGAGCACGCTCCGAGCAAGCCGGCCATCATCGGAGAATTTGGTCTGGCCGACGACAAATGGCGTGAAGACCCTCAGATGCCCCAGGACACGGAACTTATTCACTTCCACAACTCGCTATGGGCCTCGCTGTTGTCTGGTCTTTCAGGAACCACGCTGTTCTGGTGGTGGGACCAGCTCGACCGGATGAATGTCTATCCCCACTACGCACCAGTCGCTCGATTTGCCCAGGAAATCCGGTTTGGCAGGGAAGAACTTCGTGCGGTCGTGTGGGAAGATGAACGGTCAGGAATCCGTGTCATGGGATTGCTGGGGCAACGGACGAGCGCTTTCTGGCTCATCCGCTCCAACGGGACCTGGCTGAGCCGCGTTCGGGGTGAGGCCCCACCTCGAAAGGAACCAGCAGACGTTTCGCTTCCCGGCCTGGCTCCTGGAAAATACCGTGTGACGTGGTGGGATCCTTGGTTGGGTCAGCCCGGCGAAACCGGCACGATCACCATTTCAACTGCCCAAAACCAGGTGTGGACACCCGCGTTTGAGCGGGATATTGCCGTGGTGGTTCACGTTGGAGAGGAATAG
- the pgk gene encoding phosphoglycerate kinase, whose amino-acid sequence MVVTKEKMEAWLRRILGVDKVKLGLLDYIARIPRVKDLTDVASGTPVLVRGDLDCKPGAKVGEGDIRLRSMKETLEIGRSRGWIQVIFGHIGRDPQLSLDKVCKRLGEILGCEIKFISDWFDPANLTIRPELVEAIKAAKPGDFILLENTRKYDIERVLWKAKPADIPNLAEKLAKVANEFAEKVARVYVHEAFSAGSLDTSSVVVPAAMDKVALGEYAYGEFSGPLADCLNAQLVISSGLKIDKLDDLQAMIDRGKIRWVFTAGSLAMGLIKAAYQLEGKDFCIGVQEDPAHKDQPYYIPPERVEQAKKMIAEGRQKGIQFVMPVDFVLQDGRVASTLGPQDQQFDVGPATLDLFEKKIGEFLEWAKTLNEPAIAFHNGVFGKFEDPRFEAGTKRFMAQLKRMKDAGVRVYVGGGEGGKALELYGQPDWVTHNFTAGGTVLNALGSEPVPFLVALEMAATKSF is encoded by the coding sequence ATGGTAGTGACCAAGGAAAAAATGGAAGCCTGGCTGCGGCGAATCCTGGGAGTAGACAAAGTTAAGTTGGGGCTTCTCGATTACATCGCTCGAATTCCTCGGGTAAAAGATCTCACTGATGTTGCCTCAGGGACTCCGGTGCTTGTTCGCGGCGACCTGGATTGCAAGCCCGGAGCCAAAGTGGGCGAAGGTGATATCCGCCTTCGCTCCATGAAGGAAACGCTCGAGATCGGGCGAAGCCGGGGCTGGATTCAGGTGATTTTTGGTCATATTGGCCGCGATCCGCAGTTGAGCCTGGACAAAGTTTGCAAGCGGTTGGGAGAAATCCTCGGCTGTGAGATCAAGTTTATTTCCGATTGGTTCGATCCTGCCAACCTCACAATTCGTCCTGAACTCGTGGAAGCCATCAAGGCGGCCAAGCCCGGCGACTTCATCCTGCTGGAAAACACGCGGAAATACGACATCGAACGCGTGCTGTGGAAAGCCAAGCCTGCGGACATCCCCAATCTGGCCGAAAAACTTGCCAAAGTTGCCAACGAATTTGCTGAGAAAGTCGCACGGGTGTACGTCCACGAGGCCTTTTCAGCCGGTAGTCTGGATACCTCGTCGGTCGTTGTTCCAGCGGCTATGGACAAAGTCGCCCTGGGCGAATACGCCTATGGCGAGTTCTCGGGTCCTCTGGCGGATTGCCTCAACGCTCAGCTCGTCATCTCCAGCGGGTTGAAGATCGATAAGCTCGATGACCTCCAGGCAATGATTGATCGCGGCAAGATCCGCTGGGTCTTCACCGCGGGCTCGCTGGCGATGGGACTCATCAAGGCGGCTTACCAGTTGGAGGGCAAAGATTTCTGCATCGGAGTGCAGGAAGATCCTGCTCACAAGGATCAGCCCTATTACATTCCGCCAGAGCGGGTCGAACAGGCCAAGAAGATGATTGCGGAAGGACGGCAGAAAGGCATTCAGTTCGTCATGCCGGTGGACTTTGTCCTCCAGGATGGTCGGGTGGCCTCGACCCTCGGTCCGCAGGACCAGCAGTTCGACGTGGGGCCTGCCACATTGGACCTCTTTGAGAAGAAAATCGGCGAGTTCCTGGAATGGGCCAAGACGCTCAACGAGCCAGCCATCGCTTTCCACAACGGTGTGTTCGGCAAGTTCGAGGATCCCCGTTTTGAGGCCGGTACCAAGCGCTTCATGGCCCAGTTGAAACGCATGAAGGATGCCGGTGTGCGTGTGTACGTGGGTGGCGGCGAAGGCGGGAAGGCCCTGGAGCTCTACGGCCAGCCCGATTGGGTGACGCACAATTTCACCGCTGGGGGAACAGTGCTCAATGCTCTGGGAAGCGAGCCTGTTCCGTTCCTCGTTGCTTTGGAAATGGCGGCTACCAAGTCGTTTTAA
- a CDS encoding FecCD family ABC transporter permease has product MKPGRSALVIIALGTLVVLSVAPLAGPRWIDPCILWKGENPLEARILWDIRIPRVLVGFLAGMGLAVGGTAYQAMFRNPLASPFTLGLASGASLGAVLAIHLGWTKLLWGTPAVTLCALMGAGTTLVVVYGLTRLRAELSVATMLLAGVAMSFLNTSLILMLQYAVDPVRAFHAFRWMLGGLEGTLGYRDVLWLAPVVVAGSFILWVLRRELNLLSLGDEWAAARGVSLPTVKTLILFVTGLMVASIVAHCGPIGFVCLIAPHISRQLVGPQHTRLVPAAALLGGAFLVISDTVARTILAPAEIPVGVITAILGGPFFLWLLLTRPLSWEWVP; this is encoded by the coding sequence GTGAAGCCGGGCCGATCTGCGCTTGTGATCATTGCCCTGGGAACACTGGTGGTGCTCAGCGTTGCGCCGCTGGCAGGCCCTCGGTGGATCGATCCCTGCATCCTCTGGAAAGGAGAAAATCCGCTGGAGGCAAGAATCCTGTGGGATATTCGCATCCCCAGAGTGCTGGTGGGTTTTCTTGCCGGGATGGGGCTCGCTGTAGGGGGCACAGCCTATCAGGCCATGTTTCGCAATCCGCTGGCAAGCCCTTTCACGCTGGGGTTGGCAAGTGGGGCCTCACTGGGCGCGGTTCTGGCCATCCATCTCGGTTGGACCAAATTGTTATGGGGCACACCTGCCGTCACCCTCTGTGCGTTGATGGGCGCCGGTACGACTCTGGTTGTCGTTTACGGCCTGACTCGACTGCGGGCAGAGCTTTCCGTCGCCACCATGCTGCTGGCCGGTGTTGCCATGAGCTTCCTGAATACCAGTTTAATTCTGATGCTTCAATATGCTGTCGATCCCGTGCGGGCATTCCATGCTTTTCGCTGGATGCTGGGTGGATTGGAAGGAACGCTGGGTTACCGAGACGTCCTGTGGCTGGCACCTGTGGTCGTGGCGGGGAGCTTCATTCTGTGGGTCTTGCGACGGGAGCTCAACCTTCTTTCACTGGGCGACGAATGGGCGGCGGCCCGGGGCGTTTCCCTGCCGACGGTAAAGACATTGATTCTCTTTGTCACCGGTTTGATGGTGGCCTCCATCGTGGCGCATTGTGGACCGATTGGCTTTGTGTGCCTTATTGCCCCGCACATCAGCCGCCAGCTTGTGGGACCACAGCACACCCGGCTTGTACCTGCCGCCGCACTGCTCGGCGGGGCGTTTTTGGTGATCAGTGACACGGTGGCCCGAACCATCCTCGCTCCCGCGGAAATCCCCGTTGGTGTGATCACCGCGATTCTCGGTGGTCCGTTTTTCCTCTGGCTGCTTCTGACGCGCCCGCTTTCGTGGGAATGGGTACCATAA
- a CDS encoding aldo/keto reductase, with amino-acid sequence MEMRFLGGTGVRVSVLCLGTMTFGKNQWQMGNMTLPEVKEAIKLCLDAGVNFIDTADVYSYGESEDLLGQAIQGIRKDLIIATKVRMRMSDKPNDIGLSRHHILESCDASLKRLRTDYIDLYQVHIWDPVTPLEETLRALDDLVRWGKVRYIGVSNYAAWQIMKALWVSDRHGWVRFQSLQALYNLAIRDIEVELVPLCQDQNLGILPWSPLAFGLLSGKYRRNAPMPQGTRMQGPLKDFLPTDWDRVYNIVDVLDEIAKGHGVPVAAVALAWLIQKPAVTSVIIGARTLDQLRENLKAAEVKLSQEEMKRLDEVSARPMPYPQWMIATVGQDR; translated from the coding sequence ATGGAGATGCGCTTTCTTGGTGGCACGGGTGTACGGGTCTCGGTGCTGTGTCTCGGAACCATGACCTTCGGCAAGAACCAGTGGCAGATGGGTAACATGACCTTGCCGGAGGTCAAGGAGGCAATCAAACTCTGCCTCGATGCCGGCGTCAACTTCATTGATACCGCTGACGTGTACTCCTATGGGGAATCAGAAGATCTCCTCGGGCAGGCCATCCAGGGTATTCGCAAGGACCTCATCATTGCCACCAAAGTCCGCATGCGGATGAGCGATAAACCGAACGACATCGGTCTTTCTCGCCATCACATCCTGGAGTCGTGCGATGCCAGTCTCAAACGGCTCCGCACCGATTATATCGATCTGTATCAGGTCCACATTTGGGATCCGGTCACGCCGCTGGAAGAGACGTTGCGGGCGCTGGACGACCTGGTCCGCTGGGGAAAGGTTCGCTACATCGGTGTCTCCAACTACGCTGCGTGGCAGATCATGAAAGCGCTGTGGGTGTCCGACAGGCACGGATGGGTACGCTTTCAATCGCTCCAAGCGCTGTACAATCTGGCGATCCGCGATATCGAAGTGGAACTGGTCCCTCTGTGCCAGGACCAGAACCTGGGCATTCTGCCCTGGAGTCCCCTGGCGTTTGGGCTGCTAAGCGGCAAATACCGGCGGAATGCTCCCATGCCTCAGGGGACGCGGATGCAGGGGCCACTCAAGGATTTTCTGCCCACTGATTGGGACCGTGTTTACAACATCGTCGATGTGCTCGACGAAATCGCCAAGGGACATGGGGTGCCGGTAGCGGCGGTGGCTCTGGCCTGGTTAATCCAGAAGCCCGCTGTCACCTCGGTGATTATTGGTGCCCGTACCTTGGATCAACTGCGTGAAAACCTCAAAGCGGCCGAGGTCAAGCTCTCTCAAGAAGAGATGAAACGACTCGATGAAGTCAGTGCTCGGCCGATGCCGTACCCCCAGTGGATGATCGCCACAGTGGGGCAAGACAGATAA
- a CDS encoding ABC transporter ATP-binding protein → MAILAVRRLSFAIAGQTILENVSFELDRGEFVAIVGPNGAGKTTLLRCLALVYRNWQGEILWLGRPAKSVGQREWARFVAYLPQEERVDIPYTVEDFVLMGRYPHGSPFSPPSSQDIEAVREALELTGTWSFRHRVVRTLSGGERQRVMLAAVLAQQTPVLLLDEATTFLDFRHREEVQRLLEKINTQRQVAILAVTHDVNTAALFSHRIVALRDGQVIFDGPPATFMQESILQKVFGFRPLLVAHPHLGIPVIVPTRGGGES, encoded by the coding sequence ATGGCAATTCTGGCAGTCCGCAGGCTTTCCTTCGCGATTGCGGGACAAACAATCCTTGAAAATGTCTCCTTCGAACTTGATCGGGGTGAGTTTGTTGCCATTGTCGGACCAAATGGAGCGGGCAAAACGACGCTCCTGCGGTGCTTGGCCCTCGTTTATCGCAATTGGCAGGGGGAAATCCTTTGGCTGGGCCGACCCGCGAAAAGCGTGGGCCAACGGGAATGGGCAAGATTCGTCGCTTATTTGCCCCAGGAGGAACGGGTTGACATCCCGTATACAGTGGAGGATTTCGTCCTCATGGGGCGCTATCCGCACGGCAGCCCCTTTTCACCACCCTCTTCCCAGGACATCGAGGCAGTTCGCGAAGCCCTGGAATTAACAGGCACATGGAGTTTTCGGCATCGCGTCGTGCGAACTCTCAGCGGCGGGGAACGGCAGCGGGTCATGCTGGCCGCTGTTCTTGCGCAGCAGACCCCGGTCCTGCTCCTCGATGAGGCCACCACCTTCCTGGATTTCCGCCACCGCGAAGAAGTCCAACGCCTTTTGGAAAAGATCAACACCCAGCGGCAGGTGGCCATCCTTGCGGTCACACACGATGTCAACACGGCCGCACTCTTCAGTCACCGGATTGTGGCCCTGCGCGATGGTCAAGTTATATTTGACGGCCCACCGGCAACCTTTATGCAGGAATCGATCTTGCAAAAGGTCTTCGGTTTTCGCCCGCTGCTGGTGGCTCATCCTCACTTAGGCATTCCTGTGATAGTTCCCACGCGGGGCGGAGGCGAGTCGTGA
- a CDS encoding SHD1 domain-containing protein, whose protein sequence is MAKRLLLVTAAILSLGFAANVYACKWWSRLCGRHYCCEPAACCVPVPACEVAPPACEAPAATTEEAPPAPTPSPGELKPEAPAVAPAPAPEAKPEEKPAQPPAPAAPPAPAAPAPEEKPAPPAPQPEQKPAAPAAPAETMPAPPAPAPQPAPAQPAPAPEAKPEQPASPPAAPAPEAAPPQPAAPAPAQPPAPPAPAAEEKPAQPAEPPAPPAPAPAQPAAPPAPEAAPPAAPAAPAAQSSSYRIWTDDTGRYHVVARFVETLENGRIVRLVQPDGQFVRVAFERLSRDDQTYVLSTLGQLAQR, encoded by the coding sequence ATGGCGAAAAGACTCTTGCTTGTAACGGCCGCGATCCTGTCGTTGGGTTTCGCGGCGAATGTGTACGCGTGCAAGTGGTGGTCGCGACTTTGTGGCCGACACTACTGCTGTGAGCCGGCTGCCTGTTGTGTTCCAGTTCCGGCATGCGAGGTGGCCCCGCCGGCCTGCGAGGCTCCGGCTGCCACAACCGAGGAAGCGCCGCCTGCACCCACACCATCGCCAGGCGAGCTGAAGCCCGAGGCTCCCGCGGTAGCCCCCGCACCCGCCCCGGAAGCCAAACCGGAGGAGAAACCAGCCCAGCCGCCCGCCCCGGCAGCACCACCGGCTCCTGCGGCACCGGCTCCAGAAGAGAAACCAGCTCCCCCGGCCCCCCAGCCGGAACAAAAACCGGCTGCCCCGGCGGCACCGGCTGAGACAATGCCTGCGCCGCCAGCACCGGCTCCGCAACCTGCTCCCGCTCAGCCGGCGCCTGCCCCCGAGGCAAAACCCGAACAGCCCGCAAGCCCGCCGGCAGCCCCAGCTCCTGAGGCGGCTCCACCTCAACCTGCCGCACCAGCCCCGGCTCAGCCGCCAGCCCCTCCAGCCCCAGCCGCGGAGGAAAAGCCCGCTCAACCGGCCGAACCACCTGCCCCACCGGCACCCGCCCCGGCTCAGCCCGCCGCTCCACCGGCTCCTGAGGCAGCACCACCGGCGGCTCCCGCTGCCCCGGCCGCCCAAAGCTCCTCCTATCGCATTTGGACGGATGATACCGGCCGGTATCACGTGGTCGCCCGATTTGTCGAAACACTCGAAAATGGCCGGATCGTCCGGCTTGTGCAACCCGATGGGCAGTTTGTCCGCGTGGCATTCGAGCGTCTGTCTCGGGACGACCAAACTTACGTGTTGAGCACCCTGGGGCAACTCGCCCAGCGGTGA
- the rimI gene encoding ribosomal protein S18-alanine N-acetyltransferase translates to MSTDFDVATRPVIRWMLKEDLPTVLKIEEESFEFPWTKSDFLSCTHQPHCIAVVAEVQNQVVGYMIYEMAPHHFRVLTLAVDPAWRRRGIGRALVERLINKLSPHRRHQILLEVRETNLVAQLFFRSLGFRACRILRNFYADTVEDAYQMAYQIPQVPSCQTKNRIARYLA, encoded by the coding sequence ATGAGTACTGATTTCGACGTGGCGACTCGACCTGTCATTCGCTGGATGTTGAAGGAGGATTTACCGACTGTTCTTAAGATCGAGGAGGAAAGCTTCGAGTTCCCCTGGACGAAATCGGATTTTCTTTCCTGTACTCATCAGCCTCATTGCATCGCCGTTGTGGCCGAGGTCCAGAATCAGGTCGTCGGCTACATGATCTACGAGATGGCTCCTCATCATTTCCGTGTGCTGACGCTGGCTGTAGACCCTGCCTGGAGACGAAGAGGAATCGGTCGCGCGCTCGTGGAGCGATTGATCAACAAGCTGTCGCCACATCGGCGGCATCAGATTCTGCTTGAGGTTCGCGAAACAAATCTCGTTGCTCAGCTTTTCTTCCGATCGCTCGGTTTCCGGGCGTGCAGGATTCTGCGAAACTTTTACGCAGACACCGTCGAGGACGCCTACCAGATGGCGTACCAGATCCCGCAGGTTCCCTCGTGCCAAACCAAAAATCGGATCGCACGTTATCTGGCATGA
- a CDS encoding PilZ domain-containing protein, with the protein MPRFAFDSIQRVAPLSNGKKPNPGDFIPVRCRDISRGGFSFYLDERPDFTQLVALVSNDQKCIYLTAQVVYVHELDNHEKGRFLIGCRFLGRAHS; encoded by the coding sequence ATGCCGCGTTTCGCCTTCGATTCGATTCAGCGAGTGGCACCGCTGAGCAACGGGAAGAAACCAAATCCTGGAGATTTTATCCCCGTGCGATGCCGGGACATCTCGCGCGGCGGGTTCTCTTTCTATCTTGACGAACGACCTGACTTCACCCAGTTGGTGGCGCTCGTGAGCAACGATCAGAAATGCATCTATCTGACGGCCCAGGTGGTCTACGTCCACGAGTTGGACAACCACGAGAAAGGCCGCTTTCTTATCGGTTGCCGATTCTTAGGCCGAGCACATTCGTAG
- a CDS encoding GTPase — MNRVIVLTPPGRAALATIRLEGPAVKGVLERQLTRRSGAEFRFERKSRPVLVRFPIGDGQYEEMILRVVDGEAAELHCHGNPLLVEAIVAKFEASGFRRETWEQWIRRMEKNAITAAARIALADAPTWTVTSILLDQYGGALSRMIDQAQRALAQDNFQEASAILRRLLAWEKVGLHLTQPYKVALVGPPNAGKSSLLNWLVGYQRAIVDPTPGTTRDFVTVATVVAGWPVELYDTAGIRAPQDELEAEAIARTRRIASEADLVLLVFDRSTEWTSEYARLQKEWHEAMVILNKRDLPPGPGAWCDGLLISTRIAEDRPAVLKALARKLVPDPPPPGEAIPFTPDQVAGLKEALAAIDKGNRGAAVVALQTVKEKSSPVEVS; from the coding sequence ATGAACCGTGTGATCGTGCTGACGCCCCCTGGCCGTGCGGCGCTAGCCACCATTCGACTGGAAGGCCCGGCGGTCAAAGGTGTCCTCGAGCGGCAGCTTACGCGGCGCTCGGGCGCTGAGTTCCGCTTCGAACGGAAATCCCGGCCTGTACTGGTGCGTTTTCCGATCGGAGACGGTCAGTATGAGGAGATGATCCTGCGGGTTGTGGATGGGGAGGCGGCCGAACTGCATTGCCATGGTAATCCACTTCTTGTGGAGGCGATCGTAGCGAAGTTCGAGGCGTCAGGATTTCGTCGCGAAACATGGGAGCAGTGGATTCGCCGGATGGAAAAAAACGCCATTACGGCGGCCGCAAGAATCGCTCTGGCCGACGCCCCCACCTGGACCGTCACGTCGATTCTCTTGGACCAGTACGGAGGGGCCCTTTCAAGGATGATCGACCAAGCCCAAAGGGCCCTGGCACAGGACAATTTTCAGGAAGCGTCGGCTATCCTCCGACGGCTGCTCGCTTGGGAAAAGGTCGGACTTCATCTGACCCAGCCCTATAAAGTGGCACTGGTGGGCCCGCCCAACGCAGGCAAAAGCAGTCTCCTCAACTGGTTGGTGGGATACCAAAGGGCGATCGTGGATCCAACTCCGGGCACTACGCGCGACTTTGTGACGGTGGCGACAGTCGTCGCGGGTTGGCCTGTGGAGTTGTACGACACAGCAGGAATACGGGCCCCGCAGGACGAACTGGAAGCGGAGGCCATTGCTCGGACGCGCAGAATTGCGAGCGAGGCAGATCTGGTCCTCCTTGTTTTTGACCGAAGCACCGAATGGACGTCGGAGTATGCGCGGCTTCAAAAGGAGTGGCATGAAGCTATGGTCATCTTGAACAAGCGAGATCTACCGCCCGGACCGGGAGCATGGTGCGATGGTTTGCTCATCTCGACGCGAATTGCAGAAGATCGCCCCGCGGTTTTGAAAGCCCTGGCACGGAAACTGGTGCCCGATCCGCCTCCCCCGGGCGAGGCGATTCCCTTCACACCGGACCAGGTGGCAGGATTGAAAGAGGCGCTTGCTGCTATTGACAAAGGAAATCGCGGAGCGGCCGTCGTAGCTCTGCAAACCGTGAAAGAGAAGTCCTCGCCTGTTGAAGTGTCTTGA
- a CDS encoding RNA polymerase sigma factor, with protein sequence MADVISHASSPSPRSPFRDWVERAADGDDEALAKLLEYCEPKFHIIARVALGPLLRSQVDTLDLVQSMKRMLIPGLRAGLYDLDSPEQLVALAATVIRRKVALYWRRQRRQPVVRLGEDTLEQTRWSAPEAPAEQWENEELLTQLLDKLTPEERDLFRMQLEGLPIVEIARKLGCKPGPLRARLSRLRKKLRSLAGFSWG encoded by the coding sequence ATGGCAGATGTGATTTCTCATGCATCGTCACCCAGCCCCCGCTCGCCCTTTCGTGATTGGGTGGAGCGGGCAGCCGACGGAGACGACGAAGCCCTCGCCAAACTTCTCGAATACTGCGAGCCGAAGTTCCACATCATCGCGCGTGTGGCCCTCGGGCCGCTGCTTCGCTCCCAGGTAGATACCCTGGACCTTGTCCAGTCAATGAAGCGGATGTTGATCCCGGGCCTGCGAGCGGGATTGTACGATTTGGATTCGCCCGAGCAGCTCGTCGCTCTGGCAGCCACTGTCATTCGACGGAAGGTGGCACTGTACTGGCGTCGTCAGCGGCGGCAACCCGTGGTTCGTTTGGGAGAGGACACGCTCGAGCAGACGCGGTGGTCGGCGCCCGAGGCACCAGCCGAACAGTGGGAGAATGAAGAGCTTTTGACCCAATTGCTGGATAAGTTGACTCCTGAGGAACGCGACTTGTTCCGGATGCAACTGGAAGGATTACCGATTGTGGAGATCGCACGTAAACTTGGCTGCAAGCCGGGACCGTTGCGGGCCCGGTTGAGTCGCTTGCGCAAAAAACTGCGAAGTTTGGCAGGGTTTTCTTGGGGCTGA